ctagAACGACTTAGATACTTTTTACTCGAATGTCACAtgctaaaattaaataatacatcGAGATTTGTTATAGCTAGTGAAATATATAAACACACGTATATAGATATTGTggtatatgatataatatcaTTTGACGAGGGTTGGATCACAGACATCTCTGGTTATAGCCGGAATACAACTAGAGGTCCGGCCAATTCTACCGTTGCGGTGACCGGCGGGGGTTTCTCTAGGGCTGATCGACTTCCCTCGGGTGGAGCTTTTCTTGAGAATCTCTTTAATGGCTTCGGCTTGATACAGCACGGGATATACCCTCCCGAACCTATTGAACTTGGCACAAGCGTTCATGTGCTCCTTCAAAGACTCCTCCTTTTTCCAACCCCTCTACGTCAAATTACACCAATAAGTCTTACTTTGTAATATAACacacaaaataaagaagaatgGAACAAATTTAACCTTGTTCATCTCCTCGTTTACGGCCTCGGCGCAGAGGCCGCAAATCATCTTCCCCATGAACTCGCCTCGAACACGGTTGATGTACTCCGCCGTGCACTCCTCGGAGAGGCCGCAGCACTCGCAGGTCGCAGCCTCTACTTCGGAGATCCGTGGTAGTGGCTTGGCTTCTGTAAGACCTGTTTTTGTGAGCTCGGAGGAGATGTCGGATATGGTTCGTTGGAGACCCTCCATTGATAGCCTTGATGGCTTTTGCACTTCTACTTTTGTTTCTAATCTGTTGGGAGCCATATGGATGTGGATATGTTTGTGAAGAAATAGGTTGCATGGGACAACTCAATTTATAGTgcaattactattttatttttaaaataatttaaattttgcattttttttccaaaataaatttaaaaaatactcgtaTCCTCGAGAACATGGTCGAAAGTTtcattaaaaagttcaaaaatatccttatcCATGATATATGGACATCAGAACTGTTAGTGTATCAGTTCTAAAAAATATCGATCAAGattcaaaacttaaaaagttTTTGAGTGTaatgttccacattggttagagaggagaacaaatcaccatttataagggtgtggaaaccttctcctagacaatatctgctgctagtggtggatctgggtcgttacaaatggtatcagagccagacactggacgatgtacCAGCTTTCTCActgttctccgaagggggtagatacGAGGTGGTATGCCAATAAGGATGCTGGcctcaaaaggggtggatttggggcagtcccacatcgattggaggaaggaaagagtgccagcgaggatgctgggctccgaagggaaagtccaaagagaacaatatcagctagcggtggatttggttCGTATTTTTTAGTGAAATTTTGCAGaggtatttttataaatttgggataaatttaaaacgaaTTAGAAGTTGATTACGATGAAGAGAGGTATAAGATCACGGGAAGTATGGTGGAAAGCATCAAGTGACCAAGGAtcttgttgaagaagaagaagaaggaaccAAAAAAGCTTGAAAAAGTGAGATATGGGATTTGAATTAGAACACAAAGTGAAAAAAGGGTTTGCTTTTTGAGCTTTTTGGGGTTATGTGGGTGAAAAGGAAACCAACTTTTTTACTCGATTTAATGGAAATGGTTGTATCCTATACGTTGTTATCGTGGCTCACTGTAAGACCTACGAATGTCACGATCGTACTCTTTCGAGACTCTCTTAGTGATTATATTATACTTACTATCGCTCTCGAGATGTATTCTTGGTGGCACAGATGAAAATTATCTTCTTTAGTTGAGTGCGTGTGTCGTGCATGCTCCAACTTCGACTGATGCAGTGGTAGTCAACCCTAACCGTGTTACACTTCGGTTACCCAcgaaaaatagggttacaactcaactctacttttaagattattatgaaaattaaaagcatTTGACGTCTGTAACTAATGTTAGTGATGTGTTGTGACtcgtgaatgtttgatatttgaattttataatattttaattattaacgcaatatatataaatataactttaaaaaaaaaaaacaactcgaCAACATAGAGAGTTTCGTTGTAAACTCTGAGTTACTCGCATCACGAACCCAACCAACACAAAATTTCTGAttggtccaaaagatttttccaacCAACTCGTATACGCTCGTGTACACGTCACacctaaaattataatttataaaatttaaactataatatatttcaCTAATTTTCCCAAGCCTAGACTTTTCATTGGTCAACGGCATCTGTTACCAATTTTTCCATGAAAATTAATGCCCTTCGCCtaacaacttttttattttttaatatatattgtttttatagatatatatatatatatatatattattaaatacataataataaatatatggaTATATTAATAgccaataaaaacaaaaaattataaaatctttaatccataatttatttccatcctatttatttcaataatggaaatttaattaaaccctcaaatctatttattataatgtctttataaaattaataaattaataaatcgGTGGAGTCTCATTTGTCGCTCAACTACCTCTATACATTTAATTCTACACCtttttttggagaaaataatttaattcaattatttattattgtttgcaaattattttaaatgcgCCAGCTCA
The nucleotide sequence above comes from Cucurbita pepo subsp. pepo cultivar mu-cu-16 chromosome LG11, ASM280686v2, whole genome shotgun sequence. Encoded proteins:
- the LOC111805983 gene encoding uncharacterized protein LOC111805983, which codes for MAPNRLETKVEVQKPSRLSMEGLQRTISDISSELTKTGLTEAKPLPRISEVEAATCECCGLSEECTAEYINRVRGEFMGKMICGLCAEAVNEEMNKRGWKKEESLKEHMNACAKFNRFGRVYPVLYQAEAIKEILKKSSTRGKSISPRETPAGHRNGRIGRTSSCIPAITRDVCDPTLVK